The following are from one region of the Petrotoga mobilis SJ95 genome:
- a CDS encoding ABC transporter ATP-binding protein, which translates to MISVNNISFSYDTVGDTIKNISFTLNKGELIALLGPNGSGKSTILKCLNGTLKPKTGEIYIENYNIKDLSYKEIAKLISVVPQEHSAVFSYLVIDIVAMGITPYLSFGRMPTKKDYKEAYTKLEFFNIQHLAEKNYNQLSGGEKQLVLIARALMQDTDYLIMDEPTSHLDFKNQHLLMKELKKLSENGKGVITALHDPNLALRFCDRIIMVKNGEVICSGEKTEVMNSQNLQILYDVPVSMNKVKDVSIIYIN; encoded by the coding sequence ATGATATCTGTTAATAATATATCTTTTTCTTACGACACTGTTGGAGACACGATTAAAAATATCAGTTTTACTTTGAATAAAGGTGAACTAATTGCTTTGTTAGGGCCCAATGGTTCAGGTAAATCAACTATACTAAAATGTTTAAACGGCACATTGAAACCAAAAACTGGGGAAATATACATAGAAAATTACAATATTAAAGATCTTAGTTATAAAGAAATAGCAAAACTTATAAGTGTAGTTCCTCAAGAACACTCTGCTGTATTTTCATACCTTGTGATAGATATAGTAGCCATGGGAATTACTCCCTATCTTTCTTTTGGAAGGATGCCTACAAAAAAAGATTATAAGGAGGCATATACAAAGTTAGAATTTTTTAATATTCAACACCTTGCTGAAAAGAATTATAACCAATTGAGTGGTGGAGAGAAACAGTTGGTGCTAATTGCACGAGCTTTGATGCAAGATACAGATTACTTGATCATGGATGAACCTACGTCTCATTTGGATTTTAAGAATCAACATCTATTAATGAAAGAATTAAAAAAATTGAGTGAAAACGGAAAAGGAGTTATTACAGCACTTCATGATCCTAATCTTGCTTTAAGATTCTGTGATAGAATAATAATGGTAAAAAATGGTGAAGTAATTTGTAGCGGTGAAAAAACCGAAGTGATGAACTCACAAAATTTACAAATCCTCTACGACGTACCGGTTTCGATGAACAAGGTGAAAGACGTAAGCATAATATACATAAACTAA
- a CDS encoding FecCD family ABC transporter permease yields the protein MPIRNKNQTIGQHQKRTLLYLLLILLLVFIISLFVGRYQISFTEITTTIKNLVLGNEVEINNDWLVFYHIRLPRIILVIFVGSVLSITGATYQSVFRNPLASPSILGVSAGSAFGVALAILFSEDFLIGTYLLSFVLGLVAVLFTFFISVWSKVKGVTVLVLAGMAVTSFFNACVSLVQYLADPYEKLPNIVFWLMGSFNRAGWREVYISLFTMLPGIIILLILRWYLNVMSMGEEEALSMGINVRRMRILLIIVSTVMVAPTVAVAGQISWIGLITPHIARYIIGANHRYMLPATCILGSVLLLIMDNIARTITPAEIPISIVTAFIGAPFFVYLLLRRRESGWNQ from the coding sequence ATGCCCATTCGCAATAAGAATCAGACTATAGGTCAACATCAAAAAAGAACACTCCTCTATCTTTTATTAATTCTGTTATTGGTATTTATTATTTCGCTTTTTGTTGGTAGATACCAAATCTCATTTACTGAAATTACTACAACGATAAAAAACTTAGTTTTAGGCAATGAGGTAGAAATAAACAACGACTGGCTAGTTTTCTACCACATTCGTTTACCTAGAATTATACTGGTAATATTTGTGGGTTCTGTTTTATCTATAACTGGCGCAACATATCAAAGTGTTTTTAGAAACCCACTGGCTTCTCCATCAATTCTTGGTGTATCAGCCGGATCAGCATTTGGAGTAGCCTTAGCTATCTTATTCAGTGAAGATTTTTTAATCGGTACATACTTATTATCTTTTGTTTTAGGGCTAGTTGCCGTTCTTTTTACTTTTTTCATTTCTGTTTGGAGTAAAGTAAAAGGGGTTACCGTCCTTGTTCTGGCAGGAATGGCGGTAACCTCTTTCTTCAACGCCTGTGTCTCTTTAGTACAATACTTAGCAGACCCTTACGAAAAATTACCAAATATAGTTTTTTGGCTAATGGGGAGTTTCAACAGGGCAGGTTGGAGAGAAGTATATATTTCATTATTTACAATGCTTCCAGGGATAATAATTCTTCTTATTTTAAGATGGTATTTGAACGTTATGTCTATGGGAGAAGAAGAAGCATTATCCATGGGAATAAATGTACGAAGAATGAGGATTTTATTGATCATTGTGAGTACCGTTATGGTTGCTCCCACCGTGGCTGTTGCAGGGCAAATAAGCTGGATTGGGTTAATTACTCCACATATTGCAAGGTATATAATAGGTGCAAACCATAGATACATGCTTCCTGCAACGTGTATCTTAGGTTCTGTACTCCTGTTAATTATGGACAACATCGCCAGAACAATCACACCCGCAGAAATCCCTATAAGTATTGTTACCGCATTTATAGGTGCACCGTTTTTCGTTTATCTTTTATTAAGAAGAAGAGAAAGTGGGTGGAATCAATGA
- a CDS encoding AlbA family DNA-binding domain-containing protein: MDSEKSLRFMLSHPEGQFVELKRSVSSSVDREIVAFANSGGGHIIVGADNNGKVVGISDVNDQISRLESIARNCDPPIPLKISSYTLDGKEILEVEVPDGEDKPYSCASGFFLRSGTSTQKMKRDEIVEFLYSVGQVRWDEKSCKDFRYPDDFDEEAFRYFLDSAKITSAGMSSEDLLINIGVARKTRERLIFNNAGVLFFAKEPIRFLRHNIVDCILLAGTDKLEILDRKELKGNLMENVKQAMIFLKMHLPLRYEIKGLKRKEFLEIPEEALREAILNAIIHRDYHFDTAWITVEIYRDRVEISDPGGLPPGMHPEDLGKKSVHRNKIIADLFHRMGEVEKAGSGINRIRDLLATSGLSEPGFEFKSFFTIIFDRKPQVITELTDSEMLLKRAYDGVNEGVGDGVNEGVKLRLSKELIEIHARKSITRRDIEKLFNVSTATAERDIAMLKDVNLIRFEGAPKTGKYVLTEKGKKMIEEAGYGF; this comes from the coding sequence ATGGATTCTGAAAAGAGTTTAAGGTTCATGCTATCCCATCCGGAGGGGCAATTTGTGGAGCTGAAGCGATCTGTTTCTAGTTCGGTTGATCGTGAGATAGTAGCATTCGCTAATTCAGGTGGCGGCCACATCATAGTTGGAGCCGATAATAATGGCAAAGTTGTTGGTATATCTGATGTTAATGATCAAATTTCAAGGTTGGAGAGTATAGCCAGAAACTGTGATCCTCCAATACCTTTGAAGATCAGTTCATATACACTAGATGGAAAAGAAATCCTTGAAGTTGAAGTTCCAGATGGTGAGGATAAGCCTTATTCTTGCGCTTCAGGGTTCTTTCTTAGAAGCGGCACTAGCACCCAGAAGATGAAAAGAGACGAAATTGTGGAGTTTCTCTACTCAGTGGGACAGGTGAGGTGGGATGAGAAATCATGTAAAGATTTTCGTTATCCGGATGATTTTGACGAGGAGGCATTCAGGTACTTTCTGGATAGCGCAAAAATAACCTCGGCCGGAATGTCAAGTGAAGACTTACTGATAAATATTGGTGTTGCAAGGAAAACTAGAGAACGATTAATCTTCAATAATGCAGGGGTTTTATTCTTTGCCAAAGAGCCGATACGATTTCTGAGACACAACATTGTAGATTGTATACTTCTTGCAGGTACTGATAAGTTGGAGATCCTCGATAGAAAAGAGTTGAAAGGAAATCTCATGGAAAATGTGAAGCAGGCAATGATATTCCTAAAAATGCACTTGCCTTTAAGATATGAGATTAAGGGATTAAAAAGGAAAGAATTTTTAGAAATTCCAGAGGAAGCACTACGCGAAGCCATCCTTAACGCCATTATCCATAGAGATTACCATTTTGATACTGCGTGGATAACTGTAGAGATATACAGGGATAGGGTAGAGATTTCGGATCCCGGGGGGCTGCCACCGGGGATGCACCCCGAGGACCTCGGTAAGAAGAGTGTCCACAGAAACAAGATAATCGCTGACCTTTTTCACAGAATGGGTGAAGTAGAGAAAGCAGGCTCAGGTATCAATCGTATAAGGGATTTGTTGGCGACCAGTGGGTTGAGCGAGCCAGGGTTTGAGTTTAAATCATTCTTCACAATTATATTCGATAGGAAGCCACAAGTTATAACAGAACTTACAGATAGTGAAATGCTCTTGAAACGTGCTTATGATGGAGTAAATGAGGGAGTAGGTGATGGAGTAAATGAGGGAGTAAAATTGAGATTATCAAAAGAGTTGATCGAAATCCACGCACGGAAATCTATCACCCGCAGAGATATAGAAAAGCTCTTTAATGTATCAACAGCCACTGCTGAAAGAGATATAGCAATGCTAAAAGATGTAAATCTTATAAGGTTCGAGGGCGCACCCAAAACAGGAAAATATGTTCTGACAGAGAAGGGAAAGAAGATGATAGAGGAGGCGGGGTATGGGTTCTGA
- a CDS encoding DUF1016 N-terminal domain-containing protein translates to MDSDIIKRAEYTEFINELKERIQIAQTKAILSVNRELIYLYWNIGKSIVEKQEDMGWGKSVVEQLAKDLRREFPDVKGFSSRNIWRMRAFYLAFTEDVIKLSQAVPESSSKDLAQLVLALDGVNLPQAVAEIPWGHNLTIINKIKDEKQRKLKKQIKANLEELAYGF, encoded by the coding sequence ATGGATTCTGATATTATAAAACGAGCTGAGTATACAGAATTCATCAATGAACTAAAAGAGCGCATCCAAATTGCCCAGACTAAAGCGATTTTGAGCGTAAACAGGGAATTAATTTATCTTTACTGGAACATCGGCAAAAGTATAGTTGAGAAACAAGAGGATATGGGCTGGGGCAAAAGTGTGGTGGAGCAGTTGGCTAAAGATCTACGGCGAGAGTTCCCAGATGTAAAGGGCTTCTCTTCAAGGAATATCTGGCGGATGCGTGCGTTCTATTTGGCTTTTACCGAAGATGTTATAAAACTCTCACAGGCTGTGCCAGAAAGTTCATCTAAGGACCTCGCCCAACTTGTGCTGGCTCTCGATGGTGTAAATCTGCCACAAGCTGTGGCAGAAATTCCCTGGGGACATAATCTTACCATTATAAATAAAATAAAAGACGAAAAACAGAGGAAATTAAAGAAACAGATAAAAGCAAATCTGGAGGAGTTGGCATATGGATTCTGA
- a CDS encoding restriction endonuclease subunit S domain-containing protein translates to MGSEQEFNETEIGKIPEKWDFKGLQEVRQINMGQSPKSETYSEVGNGLPFYQGRRDFGRKYPTVSVYCTDPKKIAIKGDVLLTVRAPVGEINEAIEDCCIGLGESRLLDWIMVTMNFCIFL, encoded by the coding sequence ATGGGTTCTGAGCAAGAATTTAATGAAACAGAAATTGGAAAGATTCCAGAAAAGTGGGATTTTAAAGGACTTCAGGAGGTTAGGCAGATAAATATGGGGCAATCTCCTAAATCAGAAACTTATAGCGAAGTTGGAAATGGGCTGCCTTTTTATCAGGGAAGGAGAGACTTCGGTAGAAAATATCCTACAGTTAGTGTTTATTGCACTGATCCAAAGAAAATTGCCATTAAAGGGGATGTCCTTTTAACTGTGAGGGCTCCTGTAGGCGAAATAAACGAAGCAATCGAAGACTGTTGTATTGGTTTAGGGGAGTCTCGGCTCTTAGATTGGATAATGGTAACAATGAATTTCTGTATTTTCTTATGA
- a CDS encoding ABC transporter substrate-binding protein, protein MKRISSFILILFLLTFTSVLLSETITVIDMAGREVTVPSKIERIVTTYKPATQFVFALNAQKMLVGVDNTSTREKLFTLIYPEVESLIEVGSKREGVNIETVASLNPDLVILFPHNQAEFTASKLETLGISTIIINPESLEEIRETNRLLGEVLGLEDRAKTVDDQFDNILKILEKAKNLPENQKKVVYFANSQLLDTVGKNMMQTDMIEWAGGINPAAKSDVGFIKISPEQLIAWNPDFIVTSQKFQGDIDQLYKEVKYQNVKAFKNKQIYRFPSALEPWDYPSPSSYLGMLWLATKIHPELFSDIDFDKVADEFYDTLYGVPYSELLSKTGN, encoded by the coding sequence ATGAAAAGAATCTCATCCTTTATTTTGATTTTATTTCTTTTAACTTTCACATCAGTTTTATTGTCTGAAACCATAACGGTTATAGATATGGCTGGAAGGGAGGTAACTGTACCTTCTAAAATTGAACGTATCGTGACAACTTACAAGCCAGCAACTCAATTTGTATTTGCATTAAACGCTCAAAAAATGCTTGTTGGTGTAGATAATACATCAACAAGAGAAAAATTATTTACTTTAATCTATCCAGAGGTCGAATCTTTAATAGAAGTAGGTTCAAAAAGAGAAGGAGTAAATATTGAAACTGTTGCTTCTTTAAATCCAGATTTAGTAATATTATTTCCACATAACCAGGCTGAATTCACCGCTTCCAAATTAGAAACGCTGGGAATCTCCACCATTATTATCAATCCCGAAAGTTTAGAAGAAATAAGAGAAACAAATAGACTATTAGGAGAAGTATTAGGATTAGAAGATAGAGCAAAAACAGTAGATGACCAGTTTGATAATATTTTAAAAATACTAGAAAAGGCTAAAAATTTGCCTGAGAATCAAAAAAAAGTTGTCTATTTTGCTAATTCTCAACTATTAGATACTGTGGGAAAAAATATGATGCAAACTGATATGATAGAATGGGCTGGCGGAATAAATCCCGCTGCAAAGAGCGATGTGGGGTTCATAAAGATATCTCCAGAGCAGTTAATAGCTTGGAATCCTGATTTTATAGTTACATCCCAAAAATTCCAAGGGGATATAGATCAATTGTATAAAGAAGTAAAATATCAAAACGTTAAGGCTTTTAAAAACAAACAAATTTATCGTTTCCCTTCGGCCCTTGAACCATGGGATTACCCGAGTCCATCATCTTATTTGGGTATGTTATGGTTAGCAACAAAAATACATCCTGAACTTTTTTCGGATATTGATTTCGATAAAGTAGCTGACGAATTTTACGATACTTTATACGGAGTTCCATACAGTGAATTGTTATCTAAAACTGGAAATTAA
- a CDS encoding nucleotidyltransferase family protein, with the protein MISAVVLAAGESLRMKTPKQILPWGDKTVLETVVTRLLKCQYIDDEIIVVLGGNFEKISPIFSKYEDHRLKIVKNNDYKKGMLTSVWSGLNSLSKGSEFTLFTLGDMPLIKIETFNELTRFAINNKTIISAPTYQGKRGHPLIVHKSQIPDIYQLSGPGGLRTLLSNHPERVSLHEVNDEGIIIDIDTIEDYNIYLKKQKGDDSE; encoded by the coding sequence ATGATATCAGCGGTGGTATTAGCGGCTGGAGAGTCCCTGAGGATGAAGACTCCAAAACAGATTTTGCCTTGGGGAGACAAAACTGTTCTAGAAACCGTTGTTACTAGACTTTTGAAATGTCAATATATAGATGACGAAATAATAGTCGTTTTAGGAGGCAACTTTGAGAAGATAAGCCCCATTTTTTCGAAGTATGAAGACCACCGTTTGAAAATTGTAAAGAATAACGATTACAAAAAAGGTATGTTAACAAGTGTTTGGAGTGGTTTAAACTCGTTATCCAAAGGTTCTGAATTCACGCTCTTTACACTTGGAGACATGCCTTTAATTAAAATTGAAACCTTCAATGAACTTACTAGGTTTGCAATAAATAACAAAACAATCATATCGGCACCTACCTATCAAGGGAAAAGAGGTCATCCACTGATTGTACATAAAAGTCAGATACCCGATATTTATCAATTATCTGGACCTGGAGGATTAAGAACACTCTTAAGTAATCATCCTGAAAGGGTATCTCTTCACGAGGTTAACGATGAAGGCATTATCATCGATATCGATACAATTGAAGATTACAATATATATCTAAAAAAACAAAAAGGAGATGATAGTGAATGA
- a CDS encoding JAB domain-containing protein produces MWLYREGTTRNFYIHPREVFADVITDRAASVILVHNHPSRVLEPSNQDIFMTKQLVEAVSISGIKVLDHLIISKRGHLSMKDRGLL; encoded by the coding sequence ATTTGGCTTTACCGAGAAGGCACGACCAGAAATTTCTATATACATCCGAGAGAAGTTTTTGCAGACGTAATTACAGATCGAGCAGCATCCGTAATTCTTGTCCACAATCATCCATCTAGGGTCTTAGAACCCAGTAATCAAGATATTTTTATGACAAAGCAACTTGTTGAGGCCGTATCAATTTCGGGTATTAAAGTATTGGACCATTTAATCATATCGAAAAGGGGACATTTGAGCATGAAAGATAGAGGTTTATTATGA
- a CDS encoding NCS2 family permease, with product MANTQQKSFFERAFKLKENGTNVRTEVLAGITTFMTMAYIIFVNPSILSDAGMPFNGVFIATIAGAILGTVMMALLTNYPFALASGMGLNAFFAYSVVIGMGVSWQTALGIVFIEGIIFIVLSVTPVRKMIVNSIPMSLKTGISSGIGLFIAFIGLQNAGIVVADPATLVRMGDLFAGPALIALLGLIITGILHALRVKGALLLGIIIATILGLFNGVTPTPEGVVALPRMADWSQVLFQLDIRSAFNIGMIGVLISFLFVDLFDTAGTLVGVSQQAGYLKEDGSLPKADRALLADAIATTGGAVFGTSTVTTYVESASGVSEGGRTGLTGIVVAILFFLSLFFQPIIAIVPGAATAPALIIVGVMMLSNIRSIKWEDFTEVFPAFVAMIVMPLTYSISNGIALGFITYPLIKLFTGKGKEVHWLVYVLCALFIVYFIWL from the coding sequence ATGGCAAACACTCAGCAAAAAAGTTTTTTTGAAAGGGCTTTCAAGTTAAAAGAGAACGGTACAAACGTTAGAACTGAGGTCTTAGCAGGTATCACAACGTTTATGACGATGGCTTATATCATCTTCGTAAACCCTTCTATACTTAGTGATGCAGGAATGCCTTTCAACGGTGTCTTCATAGCCACTATAGCTGGTGCAATTTTAGGTACCGTCATGATGGCCTTACTTACCAATTATCCGTTTGCATTGGCTTCAGGAATGGGTTTGAACGCTTTCTTTGCCTATTCAGTCGTAATAGGTATGGGAGTCTCTTGGCAAACCGCTCTAGGAATAGTATTTATAGAAGGTATAATCTTTATTGTGCTTAGTGTTACACCTGTAAGAAAGATGATCGTTAATTCGATTCCAATGAGTCTGAAAACGGGGATAAGTTCAGGAATAGGTTTATTTATAGCTTTTATAGGTTTGCAAAACGCGGGTATAGTAGTAGCAGATCCTGCAACATTGGTAAGAATGGGAGACTTATTCGCTGGACCAGCTTTAATAGCACTATTAGGCCTAATTATAACGGGAATTTTACACGCTTTAAGGGTAAAAGGGGCTCTATTGTTGGGAATTATAATCGCTACAATTTTAGGACTATTCAACGGGGTCACACCAACACCTGAAGGCGTTGTGGCGTTGCCAAGAATGGCTGATTGGTCTCAAGTTTTGTTCCAACTCGATATTAGATCTGCATTTAATATCGGCATGATAGGTGTTTTAATTTCTTTCTTATTTGTAGATCTTTTTGATACGGCAGGTACGTTGGTAGGGGTTAGTCAACAAGCGGGTTATTTGAAAGAGGACGGATCTTTACCAAAAGCAGATAGAGCTCTTTTAGCTGACGCTATCGCTACTACAGGTGGTGCCGTATTTGGAACCAGTACGGTTACAACATACGTTGAATCTGCTTCAGGTGTCTCAGAAGGCGGAAGAACTGGGTTAACAGGTATAGTCGTGGCTATTTTATTCTTTCTTTCTTTGTTCTTTCAACCTATAATAGCTATAGTTCCAGGTGCTGCAACAGCACCAGCTTTGATAATCGTCGGCGTAATGATGTTGTCGAATATAAGAAGCATAAAATGGGAAGATTTTACTGAAGTTTTTCCGGCTTTCGTGGCAATGATAGTAATGCCTTTAACTTATTCTATTTCAAACGGAATAGCTCTAGGCTTTATAACCTATCCTTTAATCAAATTATTCACTGGCAAAGGTAAAGAAGTTCACTGGTTAGTATACGTTTTGTGTGCTCTTTTTATTGTCTACTTTATTTGGCTTTAA
- the glgX gene encoding glycogen debranching protein GlgX has product MEETKIKEKAQFKVSKGFPVLGTSIDRGGVNFGVFTRNGTSVTLEIYENYYDEEPAFKYVLDKKENRTGNIWHVFVEQARAGMSYGWRIDGPYNPEEGFRFNKNKLLLDPYAKVIGGSLDFSEESIFGYDKNDPKKDLSFSTLDSAKSQVKSFIWDSRGYNWKNDENPRHPLNDMIIYELHVRLYTINPNSNVEHRGTYKGIAEKINYLKGLGVNAVELMPIFAFPLNDNPKVNTITGEKLKNVWGYNPVNFFSVTSNYRYGVKIGEEIIQFQDLVFELHKNGIEVILDVVFNHTAEGNELGPTLNFRGLENSVYYLLKKDNPRYYENFSGTGNTINSSHYVVKQMILDSLRYWVSEMHVDGFRFDLASILGRDSKGNWIGDLSLLKDIADDPILAGTKLIAEGWDAAGGYYVGDFPTGWAEWNGKFRDTVRRFVKGDNGVVSDLATRIAGSPDLFEKRGRKPYNSVNFITSHDGFTMWDLVSYNNKHNDANGENNRDGTDANYSFNYGVEGETNDENIIKLRKQQIKNFITILMVSQGLPMILMGDEFCRTQFGNNNAYCQDNYISWVDWSRKVKFNDIFNFTKNMIHFRKVHCALRRDRFFTGRDLSGDGIADITWHGVKPFKPDFGYYSHSLAFMISGDDYIQGCKEKDSDIYVALNAFIKDLQFEIPKLQNGKKWYRVVDTSEESPNDFLLEPSIVKDNHYTVHSRSSIVLISK; this is encoded by the coding sequence ATGGAAGAAACGAAAATAAAGGAAAAAGCACAATTTAAAGTAAGCAAGGGATTTCCAGTCTTAGGTACGTCTATAGATAGAGGAGGAGTTAATTTTGGTGTTTTCACGAGAAACGGAACATCAGTTACTTTAGAGATATATGAAAATTACTATGATGAAGAACCAGCTTTTAAATATGTTCTCGATAAAAAAGAAAATAGAACAGGCAATATTTGGCACGTTTTTGTTGAACAAGCAAGAGCAGGTATGTCCTATGGTTGGCGTATTGATGGACCTTACAATCCAGAGGAAGGGTTTAGATTCAACAAAAACAAATTACTCTTAGATCCGTATGCTAAAGTAATTGGAGGAAGTTTAGATTTTTCGGAAGAATCCATTTTCGGTTATGACAAAAATGATCCTAAAAAAGACCTAAGTTTTTCTACTTTGGATTCTGCAAAGTCTCAAGTGAAATCTTTTATTTGGGATAGCCGTGGCTATAACTGGAAAAATGATGAAAATCCACGTCATCCACTAAACGATATGATTATTTATGAACTTCATGTCAGACTTTACACAATAAATCCAAATTCTAACGTAGAACATCGAGGAACTTATAAGGGAATCGCTGAAAAAATAAATTATTTAAAAGGTTTAGGAGTAAACGCCGTTGAACTGATGCCCATCTTTGCTTTTCCTTTGAACGATAATCCCAAAGTGAATACTATAACTGGTGAAAAATTAAAAAATGTATGGGGTTATAATCCGGTAAACTTTTTTTCTGTAACGAGTAATTACAGATATGGTGTAAAAATTGGGGAGGAAATAATCCAGTTCCAGGATTTAGTTTTTGAATTACACAAAAATGGAATAGAAGTGATATTAGATGTTGTCTTTAATCACACAGCAGAAGGAAACGAATTGGGACCAACTCTCAATTTTAGAGGATTAGAAAACTCTGTTTATTATCTATTAAAAAAAGATAACCCAAGATATTATGAAAATTTTTCAGGAACTGGAAACACTATTAATTCTAGTCATTATGTTGTAAAACAAATGATTTTGGATAGTTTGAGGTATTGGGTTTCCGAGATGCATGTAGATGGTTTTAGATTCGATCTAGCTTCTATTTTAGGAAGAGATTCAAAAGGAAATTGGATTGGCGATCTGTCTCTATTAAAAGACATTGCTGATGACCCTATTTTGGCTGGAACCAAACTCATAGCAGAAGGTTGGGATGCCGCTGGAGGATACTACGTTGGTGATTTTCCCACTGGATGGGCAGAATGGAATGGAAAGTTCAGAGACACAGTGAGAAGATTTGTTAAAGGCGATAATGGTGTAGTTTCAGATTTAGCAACAAGAATAGCTGGAAGCCCAGATCTTTTTGAAAAAAGAGGCAGAAAGCCTTACAATAGCGTTAATTTTATTACTTCTCACGATGGATTTACTATGTGGGATTTAGTTTCTTACAACAACAAGCACAATGATGCTAACGGGGAAAATAACCGTGATGGAACTGACGCCAATTATAGTTTCAATTACGGGGTTGAAGGAGAGACTAACGACGAAAATATAATAAAACTCAGAAAACAACAAATTAAAAATTTCATAACTATATTAATGGTATCACAAGGGTTACCTATGATTTTAATGGGTGACGAATTCTGTAGAACTCAATTTGGTAACAACAACGCTTACTGCCAAGATAATTACATTTCATGGGTGGATTGGAGCAGAAAAGTAAAATTCAACGACATTTTTAATTTTACAAAAAATATGATCCATTTTAGAAAAGTTCATTGTGCACTTAGAAGAGACAGATTTTTTACGGGAAGAGATCTAAGTGGTGATGGCATAGCAGACATAACTTGGCATGGAGTCAAACCATTCAAACCTGATTTTGGATATTATTCTCACAGTCTAGCGTTCATGATAAGTGGCGATGACTATATTCAAGGATGTAAAGAAAAAGACAGTGATATATACGTAGCCTTAAATGCTTTCATAAAGGATTTACAATTTGAAATTCCAAAATTACAAAATGGGAAAAAATGGTATAGGGTAGTAGATACATCTGAAGAATCACCCAACGATTTCCTCTTAGAACCTTCTATAGTCAAAGATAATCACTACACCGTACATTCAAGAAGCTCAATAGTTTTAATTTCAAAATAA